A single genomic interval of Pan paniscus chromosome 18, NHGRI_mPanPan1-v2.0_pri, whole genome shotgun sequence harbors:
- the KNOP1 gene encoding lysine-rich nucleolar protein 1 isoform X4: protein MITKTHKVDPGLPEKKKKKKVVKEPETRYSVLNNDDYFADVSPLRATSPSKSVAHGQAPEMPLVKKKKKKKKGVSTLCEEHVEPETTLPARRTEKSPSLRKQVLGHLEFLSGEKKNKKSPLAMSHASGVKTSPDPRQGEEETRVGKKLKKHKKEKKGAQDPTAFSVQDPWFCETREARDVGDTCSVGKKDEEQAALGQKRKRKSPREHNGKVKKKKKIHQEGDALPGHSKPSRSMESSPRKGSKKKPVKVEAPEYIPISDDPKASAKKKMKSKKKVEQPVIEEPALKRKKKKKRKESGVAGDPWKEETDTDLEVVLEKKGNMDEAHIDQVRRKALQEEIDRESGKTEASETRKWTGTQFGQWDTAGFENEDQKLKFLRLMGGFKNLSPSFSRPASTIARPNMALSKRAADSLQQNLQRDYDRAMSWKYSRGAGLGFSTAPNKIFYIDRNASKSVKLED from the exons ATGATCACCAAGACACACAAAGTAGACCCTGGGCtcccagagaagaaaaagaagaagaaagtggtCAAAGAACCAGAGACTCGATACTCAGTTTTAAACAATGATGATTACTTCGCTGATGTTTCTCCTTTAAGAGCCACATCCCCCTCTAAGAGTGTGGCCCATGGGCAGGCACCTGAGATGCCTCtagtgaagaaaaagaagaagaaaaagaagggtgTCAGCACCCTTTGCGAGGAGCATGTAGAACCTGAGACCACACTGCCTGCCAGACGGACAGAGAAGTCACCCAGCCTCAGGAAGCAGGTGCTTGGCCACTTGGAGTTCCtcagtggggaaaagaaaaataagaagtcaCCTCTAGCCATGTCCCATGCCTCTGGGGTGAAAACCTCCCCAGACCCTAGACAGGGTGAGGAGGAAACCAGAGTTGGCAAGAAGCTCAAAAaacacaagaaggaaaaaaagggggcCCAGGACCCCACAGCCTTCTCAGTCCAGGACCCTTGGTTCTGTGAGACCAGGGAGGCCAGGGATGTTGGGGACACTTGCTCAGTGGGGAAGAAGGATGAGGAACAGGCAGCCTTGGGGCAGAAACGGAAGCGGAAGAGCCCCAGGGAACACAATGGGaaggtgaagaagaaaaaaaaaatccaccaggaGGGAGACGCCCTCCCAGGCCACTCCAAGCCCTCCAGGTCCATGGAGAGCAGCCCTAGGAAAGGAAGTAAAAAGAAGCCAGTCAAAGTTGAGGCTCCGGAATACATCCCTATAAGTGATGACCCTAAGGCCTCCgcaaagaaaaagatgaagtcCAAAAAGAAGGTAGAGCAGCCAGTCATCGAGGAGCCAGctctgaaaaggaagaaaaagaagaagaggaaagagagtggGGTAGCAGGAGACCCTTGGAAGGAG GAAACAGACACAGACTTAGAGGTGGTGTtggaaaaaaaaggcaacatGGATGAGGCGCACATAGACCAG GTGAGGCGAAAGGCCTTGCAAGAAGAGATCGATCGCGAATCAGGCAAAACGGAAGCTTCTGAAACCAGGAAGTGGACG GGAACCCAGTTTGGCCAGTGGGATACTGCTGGTTTTGAGAACGAGGACCAGAAACTGAAATTTCTCAGACTTATGGGTGGCTTCAAAAACCTGTCCCCTTCGTTCAGCCGCCCCGCCAGCACGATTGCAAGGCCCAACATGGCCCTCAGCAAGAGGGCGGCTGACAGCCTGCAGCAGAATCTGCAGCGGGACTACGACCGGGCCATGAGCTGGAAGTACAGCCGGGGAGCTGGCCTCGGCTTTTCCACCGCCCCCAACAAGATCTTTTACATTGACAGGAACGCTTCCAAGTCAGTCAAGCTGGAAGATTAA
- the KNOP1 gene encoding lysine-rich nucleolar protein 1 isoform X2 — protein MGKCGPPTSLNPTPPVGVRPLRPEAAASRKFSRLRAGPGTPRNPSQSVDAEAWAHGSLGGMITKTHKVDPGLPEKKKKKKVVKEPETRYSVLNNDDYFADVSPLRATSPSKSVAHGQAPEMPLVKKKKKKKKGVSTLCEEHVEPETTLPARRTEKSPSLRKQVLGHLEFLSGEKKNKKSPLAMSHASGVKTSPDPRQGEEETRVGKKLKKHKKEKKGAQDPTAFSVQDPWFCETREARDVGDTCSVGKKDEEQAALGQKRKRKSPREHNGKVKKKKKIHQEGDALPGHSKPSRSMESSPRKGSKKKPVKVEAPEYIPISDDPKASAKKKMKSKKKVEQPVIEEPALKRKKKKKRKESGVAGDPWKEETDTDLEVVLEKKGNMDEAHIDQVRRKALQEEIDRESGKTEASETRKWTGTQFGQWDTAGFENEDQKLKFLRLMGGFKNLSPSFSRPASTIARPNMALSKRAADSLQQNLQRDYDRAMSWKYSRGAGLGFSTAPNKIFYIDRNASKSVKLED, from the exons ATGGGGAAATGCGGTCCACCCACATCCCTGAATCCGACCCCTCCAGTCGGTGTGCGCCCGCTCCGGCCTGAGGCCGCCGCCTCCAGAAAGTTTTCCCGCCTCAGAGCCGGCCCTGGGACCCCACGTAATCCCTCCCAGTCTGTTGATGCGGAGGCTTGGGCGCATGGGAGCCTTGGAG GAATGATCACCAAGACACACAAAGTAGACCCTGGGCtcccagagaagaaaaagaagaagaaagtggtCAAAGAACCAGAGACTCGATACTCAGTTTTAAACAATGATGATTACTTCGCTGATGTTTCTCCTTTAAGAGCCACATCCCCCTCTAAGAGTGTGGCCCATGGGCAGGCACCTGAGATGCCTCtagtgaagaaaaagaagaagaaaaagaagggtgTCAGCACCCTTTGCGAGGAGCATGTAGAACCTGAGACCACACTGCCTGCCAGACGGACAGAGAAGTCACCCAGCCTCAGGAAGCAGGTGCTTGGCCACTTGGAGTTCCtcagtggggaaaagaaaaataagaagtcaCCTCTAGCCATGTCCCATGCCTCTGGGGTGAAAACCTCCCCAGACCCTAGACAGGGTGAGGAGGAAACCAGAGTTGGCAAGAAGCTCAAAAaacacaagaaggaaaaaaagggggcCCAGGACCCCACAGCCTTCTCAGTCCAGGACCCTTGGTTCTGTGAGACCAGGGAGGCCAGGGATGTTGGGGACACTTGCTCAGTGGGGAAGAAGGATGAGGAACAGGCAGCCTTGGGGCAGAAACGGAAGCGGAAGAGCCCCAGGGAACACAATGGGaaggtgaagaagaaaaaaaaaatccaccaggaGGGAGACGCCCTCCCAGGCCACTCCAAGCCCTCCAGGTCCATGGAGAGCAGCCCTAGGAAAGGAAGTAAAAAGAAGCCAGTCAAAGTTGAGGCTCCGGAATACATCCCTATAAGTGATGACCCTAAGGCCTCCgcaaagaaaaagatgaagtcCAAAAAGAAGGTAGAGCAGCCAGTCATCGAGGAGCCAGctctgaaaaggaagaaaaagaagaagaggaaagagagtggGGTAGCAGGAGACCCTTGGAAGGAG GAAACAGACACAGACTTAGAGGTGGTGTtggaaaaaaaaggcaacatGGATGAGGCGCACATAGACCAG GTGAGGCGAAAGGCCTTGCAAGAAGAGATCGATCGCGAATCAGGCAAAACGGAAGCTTCTGAAACCAGGAAGTGGACG GGAACCCAGTTTGGCCAGTGGGATACTGCTGGTTTTGAGAACGAGGACCAGAAACTGAAATTTCTCAGACTTATGGGTGGCTTCAAAAACCTGTCCCCTTCGTTCAGCCGCCCCGCCAGCACGATTGCAAGGCCCAACATGGCCCTCAGCAAGAGGGCGGCTGACAGCCTGCAGCAGAATCTGCAGCGGGACTACGACCGGGCCATGAGCTGGAAGTACAGCCGGGGAGCTGGCCTCGGCTTTTCCACCGCCCCCAACAAGATCTTTTACATTGACAGGAACGCTTCCAAGTCAGTCAAGCTGGAAGATTAA
- the KNOP1 gene encoding lysine-rich nucleolar protein 1 isoform X1: protein MWLGICRGAAMAAVSTVTAFAGRLRPGRSRNPRGWAGDSKWTSGSRRSGLSRGGGEISPTGMITKTHKVDPGLPEKKKKKKVVKEPETRYSVLNNDDYFADVSPLRATSPSKSVAHGQAPEMPLVKKKKKKKKGVSTLCEEHVEPETTLPARRTEKSPSLRKQVLGHLEFLSGEKKNKKSPLAMSHASGVKTSPDPRQGEEETRVGKKLKKHKKEKKGAQDPTAFSVQDPWFCETREARDVGDTCSVGKKDEEQAALGQKRKRKSPREHNGKVKKKKKIHQEGDALPGHSKPSRSMESSPRKGSKKKPVKVEAPEYIPISDDPKASAKKKMKSKKKVEQPVIEEPALKRKKKKKRKESGVAGDPWKEETDTDLEVVLEKKGNMDEAHIDQVRRKALQEEIDRESGKTEASETRKWTGTQFGQWDTAGFENEDQKLKFLRLMGGFKNLSPSFSRPASTIARPNMALSKRAADSLQQNLQRDYDRAMSWKYSRGAGLGFSTAPNKIFYIDRNASKSVKLED from the exons ATGTGGCTGGGGATTTGCCGCGGTGCCGCCATGGCCGCGGTTTCCACGGTAACCGCGTTCGCCGGAAGGCTGCGACCCGGAAGAAGCCGGAACCCGAGAGGGTGGGCCGGCGACTCGAAGTGGACTTCCGGGTCACGGCGGAGCGGGCTCTCACGTGGAGGCGGGGAAATTTCGCCCACCG GAATGATCACCAAGACACACAAAGTAGACCCTGGGCtcccagagaagaaaaagaagaagaaagtggtCAAAGAACCAGAGACTCGATACTCAGTTTTAAACAATGATGATTACTTCGCTGATGTTTCTCCTTTAAGAGCCACATCCCCCTCTAAGAGTGTGGCCCATGGGCAGGCACCTGAGATGCCTCtagtgaagaaaaagaagaagaaaaagaagggtgTCAGCACCCTTTGCGAGGAGCATGTAGAACCTGAGACCACACTGCCTGCCAGACGGACAGAGAAGTCACCCAGCCTCAGGAAGCAGGTGCTTGGCCACTTGGAGTTCCtcagtggggaaaagaaaaataagaagtcaCCTCTAGCCATGTCCCATGCCTCTGGGGTGAAAACCTCCCCAGACCCTAGACAGGGTGAGGAGGAAACCAGAGTTGGCAAGAAGCTCAAAAaacacaagaaggaaaaaaagggggcCCAGGACCCCACAGCCTTCTCAGTCCAGGACCCTTGGTTCTGTGAGACCAGGGAGGCCAGGGATGTTGGGGACACTTGCTCAGTGGGGAAGAAGGATGAGGAACAGGCAGCCTTGGGGCAGAAACGGAAGCGGAAGAGCCCCAGGGAACACAATGGGaaggtgaagaagaaaaaaaaaatccaccaggaGGGAGACGCCCTCCCAGGCCACTCCAAGCCCTCCAGGTCCATGGAGAGCAGCCCTAGGAAAGGAAGTAAAAAGAAGCCAGTCAAAGTTGAGGCTCCGGAATACATCCCTATAAGTGATGACCCTAAGGCCTCCgcaaagaaaaagatgaagtcCAAAAAGAAGGTAGAGCAGCCAGTCATCGAGGAGCCAGctctgaaaaggaagaaaaagaagaagaggaaagagagtggGGTAGCAGGAGACCCTTGGAAGGAG GAAACAGACACAGACTTAGAGGTGGTGTtggaaaaaaaaggcaacatGGATGAGGCGCACATAGACCAG GTGAGGCGAAAGGCCTTGCAAGAAGAGATCGATCGCGAATCAGGCAAAACGGAAGCTTCTGAAACCAGGAAGTGGACG GGAACCCAGTTTGGCCAGTGGGATACTGCTGGTTTTGAGAACGAGGACCAGAAACTGAAATTTCTCAGACTTATGGGTGGCTTCAAAAACCTGTCCCCTTCGTTCAGCCGCCCCGCCAGCACGATTGCAAGGCCCAACATGGCCCTCAGCAAGAGGGCGGCTGACAGCCTGCAGCAGAATCTGCAGCGGGACTACGACCGGGCCATGAGCTGGAAGTACAGCCGGGGAGCTGGCCTCGGCTTTTCCACCGCCCCCAACAAGATCTTTTACATTGACAGGAACGCTTCCAAGTCAGTCAAGCTGGAAGATTAA
- the KNOP1 gene encoding lysine-rich nucleolar protein 1 isoform X3: protein MWLGICRGAAMAAVSTVTAFAGRLRPGRSRNPRGWAGDSKWTSGSRRSGLSRGGGEISPTGMITKTHKVDPGLPEKKKKKKVVKEPETRYSVLNNDDYFADVSPLRATSPSKSVAHGQAPEMPLVKKKKKKKKGVSTLCEEHVEPETTLPARRTEKSPSLRKQVLGHLEFLSGEKKNKKSPLAMSHASGVKTSPDPRQGEEETRVGKKLKKHKKEKKGAQDPTAFSVQDPWFCETREARDVGDTCSVGKKDEEQAALGQKRKRKSPREHNGKVKKKKKIHQEGDALPGHSKPSRSMESSPRKGSKKKPVKVEAPEYIPISDDPKASAKKKMKSKKKVEQPVIEEPALKRKKKKKRKESGVAGDPWKEVRRKALQEEIDRESGKTEASETRKWTGTQFGQWDTAGFENEDQKLKFLRLMGGFKNLSPSFSRPASTIARPNMALSKRAADSLQQNLQRDYDRAMSWKYSRGAGLGFSTAPNKIFYIDRNASKSVKLED, encoded by the exons ATGTGGCTGGGGATTTGCCGCGGTGCCGCCATGGCCGCGGTTTCCACGGTAACCGCGTTCGCCGGAAGGCTGCGACCCGGAAGAAGCCGGAACCCGAGAGGGTGGGCCGGCGACTCGAAGTGGACTTCCGGGTCACGGCGGAGCGGGCTCTCACGTGGAGGCGGGGAAATTTCGCCCACCG GAATGATCACCAAGACACACAAAGTAGACCCTGGGCtcccagagaagaaaaagaagaagaaagtggtCAAAGAACCAGAGACTCGATACTCAGTTTTAAACAATGATGATTACTTCGCTGATGTTTCTCCTTTAAGAGCCACATCCCCCTCTAAGAGTGTGGCCCATGGGCAGGCACCTGAGATGCCTCtagtgaagaaaaagaagaagaaaaagaagggtgTCAGCACCCTTTGCGAGGAGCATGTAGAACCTGAGACCACACTGCCTGCCAGACGGACAGAGAAGTCACCCAGCCTCAGGAAGCAGGTGCTTGGCCACTTGGAGTTCCtcagtggggaaaagaaaaataagaagtcaCCTCTAGCCATGTCCCATGCCTCTGGGGTGAAAACCTCCCCAGACCCTAGACAGGGTGAGGAGGAAACCAGAGTTGGCAAGAAGCTCAAAAaacacaagaaggaaaaaaagggggcCCAGGACCCCACAGCCTTCTCAGTCCAGGACCCTTGGTTCTGTGAGACCAGGGAGGCCAGGGATGTTGGGGACACTTGCTCAGTGGGGAAGAAGGATGAGGAACAGGCAGCCTTGGGGCAGAAACGGAAGCGGAAGAGCCCCAGGGAACACAATGGGaaggtgaagaagaaaaaaaaaatccaccaggaGGGAGACGCCCTCCCAGGCCACTCCAAGCCCTCCAGGTCCATGGAGAGCAGCCCTAGGAAAGGAAGTAAAAAGAAGCCAGTCAAAGTTGAGGCTCCGGAATACATCCCTATAAGTGATGACCCTAAGGCCTCCgcaaagaaaaagatgaagtcCAAAAAGAAGGTAGAGCAGCCAGTCATCGAGGAGCCAGctctgaaaaggaagaaaaagaagaagaggaaagagagtggGGTAGCAGGAGACCCTTGGAAGGAG GTGAGGCGAAAGGCCTTGCAAGAAGAGATCGATCGCGAATCAGGCAAAACGGAAGCTTCTGAAACCAGGAAGTGGACG GGAACCCAGTTTGGCCAGTGGGATACTGCTGGTTTTGAGAACGAGGACCAGAAACTGAAATTTCTCAGACTTATGGGTGGCTTCAAAAACCTGTCCCCTTCGTTCAGCCGCCCCGCCAGCACGATTGCAAGGCCCAACATGGCCCTCAGCAAGAGGGCGGCTGACAGCCTGCAGCAGAATCTGCAGCGGGACTACGACCGGGCCATGAGCTGGAAGTACAGCCGGGGAGCTGGCCTCGGCTTTTCCACCGCCCCCAACAAGATCTTTTACATTGACAGGAACGCTTCCAAGTCAGTCAAGCTGGAAGATTAA